The region GGCCGAGGCGCTCGCTGCGGTCGTCGGGGACGACCTTGCCGCGGACTACGTGATTCCGTCGCCGTTCGATGAGCGGGTGGCTCCCGCGGTGACCGCGGCGGTGGCCGCGGCTGCTCGGGCCGAGGGCGTTGCCCGCCGCTGACGCGGCCGCGTGATGTCAGGGCCTCGCCGGGTGTGCTCCCGGCGGGGCCCTGCTTTCTTTCCCGGATTGGTCCGTACAGGGGCCCCATCATCCCCAGGGGCTCCGCCCCGGACCCCCGCCAAGGACGCGCCCTCGCCGTCCTGCGGGTGGGCTGCCCCCTGCACCCCGGCGGGCGGAGTCTTCAGGGTCGCGGGGAACTGCGCGACCAGCCCCTACCCCGGGCGGGAGGTCGGCGGTCGCTTTCGCTCGTGGTCGGAGCGGACCGGTGTGACGTGGAGCGTGAGGGTGGCGGGACGTGTGTCACAGGGGGACCTGGTTCCGCCGGGCGGGGGCGGAGCCTATCGTCAAGGTCATGTTCGCTGCCTACGCCGCCCGCATTGACCGTGACCAGCCGCTCACCGGCCTGGAGTTGGGGGAGCGTCCGGCCCCCGAGCAGAGGCCGGGCTGGACCACCGTGAACGTCAGGGCCGCGTCCCTGAACCACCATGACCTCTGGTCCCTGCGCGGCGTCGGTCTCGCCGAGGACAAGCTGCCGATGATCCTCGGATGCGACGCGGCCGGCGTCGACGAGGACGGCAACGAAGTCGTGCTGCACTCGGTCATCGGACAGACGGGGCACGGGGTCGGCCCGAAGGAGCCCCGTTCCATCCTCACCGAGCGCTACCAGGGCACGTTCGCCGAACAGGTCTCCGTCCCGACGTGGAACGTCATCCCCAAGCCCAAGGAACTCTCCTTCGAGGAGGCCGCCTGTCTGCCGACCGCATGGCTGACGGCGTACCGCATGCTCTTCACCAACGCCGGAGTACGGCCCGGCGACTCCGTCCTCGTCCAGGGCGCCGGCGGCGGCGTGGCGACCGCCGCGATCGTGCTCGGCAAGGCCGCCGGTCTTCGGGTCTTCGCCACCAGTCGCGACGAGGCCAAGCGCAAGCGGGCGGTCGAGCTGGGCGCCGTGGAGGCCCTAGAGTCCGGCGCACGGCTGCCGCAGCGCGTGGACGCGGTCATCGAGACGGTCGGCGCGGCCACCTGGTCGCACAGCGTCAAGTCGCTGCGGCCCGGCGGCACGCTGGTCATCTCGGGCGCGACGAGCGGCGACCGCCCCTCGCACGCCGAGCTCACCCGCATCTTCTTCCTGGAACTCAAGGTCGTCGGCTCCACGATGGGCACCAAGGACGAGCTGGAGGATCTGCTCTCCTTCTGCGCCGCCACGGGTGTGCGACCCGTCATCGATGAGGTGCTTCCGCTGGACCGGGCCCGGGAAGGGTTCGAGCGACTGGAGGCGGGCGACCAGTTCGGGAAGATCGTTCTTACCGCGGGATGAGGGTGAGGGATTGAGGGACCCTCGGCTGCTCGGGCCGAGGTGCAGTGCAGTGCAGCGTGGAGCGGTCACGGCGGGCTCGGGAGGCATTCGAGCCCGCCGTTTCGCGTACCGCCTGTCAACTGGGGTTGACATCCGTCCTGCTGTCAACCTAGATTGACATCATGACCGAAGCAACGGATCTCGCCGAGCGTGCGGGTGATCGCGATCCGCGGATCGGACTGCGGGCGGTCTCCGCGCTGCGGAGGCTGCTGGAGCAGTTGGAAGCGGTACAGGTGCGCAGCGCGCGCAATCAGGGCTGGTCGTGGCAGGAGATCGCCGCGGAACTCGGAGTGAGCAGGCAGGCCGTGCACAAGAAGTACGGGAGGCAGTGATGTTCGAGCGGTTCACGAAGGACGCCCGGGCCGTGGTCGTGGGG is a window of Streptomyces sp. NBC_00271 DNA encoding:
- a CDS encoding zinc-binding dehydrogenase, with translation MFAAYAARIDRDQPLTGLELGERPAPEQRPGWTTVNVRAASLNHHDLWSLRGVGLAEDKLPMILGCDAAGVDEDGNEVVLHSVIGQTGHGVGPKEPRSILTERYQGTFAEQVSVPTWNVIPKPKELSFEEAACLPTAWLTAYRMLFTNAGVRPGDSVLVQGAGGGVATAAIVLGKAAGLRVFATSRDEAKRKRAVELGAVEALESGARLPQRVDAVIETVGAATWSHSVKSLRPGGTLVISGATSGDRPSHAELTRIFFLELKVVGSTMGTKDELEDLLSFCAATGVRPVIDEVLPLDRAREGFERLEAGDQFGKIVLTAG
- a CDS encoding helix-turn-helix domain-containing protein — encoded protein: MTEATDLAERAGDRDPRIGLRAVSALRRLLEQLEAVQVRSARNQGWSWQEIAAELGVSRQAVHKKYGRQ